From Brachionichthys hirsutus isolate HB-005 chromosome 7, CSIRO-AGI_Bhir_v1, whole genome shotgun sequence, the proteins below share one genomic window:
- the LOC137896216 gene encoding glycine N-acyltransferase-like produces MELTGEQLKEAEIVLKRDLPQSLMLYGYLVQINKTHLSQRSPVTVLVDKWPEFSFIMCVPQVNQGSIKQACAFAKDAVVLEETIRKQSFVHLSSDLVIGTSLHHSDIFRTVGLERNLSIHRRSLCRMMILEDVSHLPSIDSSGISLSSLDESHAALVNQKWKFSENNKSVETIRKMLTRFPSLCVLDAEGRPVSWILVYMTCAIGMLYTVAEHRGKGYAKALITATAKWLHTEGYPVYCFIEEENEISYKLFKDMGFVEDPAFRGAWLRFSDA; encoded by the exons ATGGAATTGACCGGGGAGCAGCTGAAAGAGGCAGAGATCGTGCTGAAAAGAGATTTACCTCAGTCACTAATG ctTTACGGTTATTTGGTCCAAATAAACAAGACACATCTCAGCCAGCGAAGTCCTGTGACGGTTTTAGTGGACAAATGGCCAGAGTTCAGTTTCATTATGTGTGTTCCACAAGTGAACCAG GGTTCCATCAAACAAGCTTGTGCTTTTGCAAAGGATGCAGTTGTCCTCGAGGAAACCATCAGAAAGCAGTCGTTTGTTCATCTGAGCAGTGACCTTGTCATTg GAACCAGTCTTCACCACAGTGATATATTCAGGACAGTGGGGTTAGAAAGAAATCTGAGCATTCACCGTAGGTCACTGTGTCGCATGATGATACTGGAGGATGTATCTCACCTTCCCTCTATTGACAG CTCTGGGATCTCACTAAGCTCTCTGGATGAGTCGCATGCTGCCTTGGTGAATCAGAAGTGGAAGTTCTCAGAGAACAATAAATCTGTTGAGACAATCAGGAAGATGCTTACTAGATTTCCATCCTTATGCGTATTAGATGCAGAAGGAAGGCCCGTCTCCTGGATTCTTGTCTACATGACATGTGCCATTGGAATGCTGTACACTGTTGCAGAGCACAGAGGGAAAGGCTACGCCAAAGCCCTGATTACTGCCACTGCAAAATGGCTCCACACTGAGGGCTACCCAGTGTACTGCTTCAtagaggaggagaacgagaTTTCGTACAAGCTCTTTAAAGACATGGGCTTTGTTGAAGATCCTGCATTTAGGGGAGCGTGGCTCAGATTCAGTGATGCTTAA